In the Halorubrum ruber genome, GGCTGTTCGTCCAGCAGGGCGGCTGCGCGGGGCTGTCGTACGGGATGCGTTTCGACACCGAACCGGAGGACGACGACCTCGTCGTCGAGCATCACGGGCTCCGGGTGTTCGTCGACCCCGCGAGCAAGAACTACATCGGCGGGAGTACGCTCGACTACGAGCACGGCCTCCAGGCCGCCGGCTTCGAGGTCGAGAACCCGAACGTCGTCTCGGAGTGCGGCTGCGGCGAGTCGTTCCGGACGTAGCGGGTCGCGGTCCGATTCTCGGATTTCCTTCGGTTCCCTCCGACGCGCGAGTCCGCCGCTTAAGTCGCTCGGGCGGGTACGGGACGCCATGAGCTT is a window encoding:
- a CDS encoding HesB/IscA family protein, which codes for MSTEPADTGTEGNDPAIEVTPDAAEEALSLLDGEGLDTDIAGLRLFVQQGGCAGLSYGMRFDTEPEDDDLVVEHHGLRVFVDPASKNYIGGSTLDYEHGLQAAGFEVENPNVVSECGCGESFRT